From the Candidatus Dormiibacterota bacterium genome, one window contains:
- a CDS encoding DEAD/DEAH box helicase translates to MADAPGIAALPADHVAAALDQLRRLPALSGRIVHEARLEARAPRHAPWPAGLHPLLVEALRARGVDRPYSHQAEAVERALAGRDVVVVTPTASGKSLCYTLPVLDAWLRDPEARSLWLFPTKALAQDQLAALGDIAAHLPPGLRAATFDGDTPPGVRRAVRQAGHIVVTNPEMLHTGVLPHHTGWVRLFQQLRYVVIDELHSYRGVFGSHLANVLRRLRRLCHFYGSDPVVIACSATIANPRQLAERLLERPVDCVDESGAPRAERRLWFWNPPLVDGALGVRRSATLEARRLTTELVRRGLQTLVFTRSRSSVEVLLTYLQRLHPPPAPGRPGPVRGYRSGYLPLERRAIEAGLRDGSVRAVVSTNALELGIDVGRLDAAVLVGYPGSVASTWQQLGRAGRRETTSLGVLIATDSPLDQFLVTHPEYLLEAPPESGLIDPDNLLVLGGHVQAAAFELAFDEGERFGRAEVGALLDCLAEDGLVHRSAGRYLWSADAFPAEAISLRTACAGNVVIIDTSTVPDGPGQGPQGQWAASAGGRPGSHGRVVGEVDQFAAPVLVHDDAVYIHQGAQYHVERLDWEEKRAYVHPVTVDHHTVAEIRLSIAVLEIHGGPEGDGCRRCHGEVRISRLAAIYKKIRFLTHETIGAGPITLPEQDLHTSAAWLAFDPAALGGLDRATIETGLGGLAAALHHAACLLCMCDPRDLGRHAELRGAPLPPATGAPVAPLQPAAVTEPAEQVAGWRPAVERREGIAGGWPTVYLYDTVPGGIGFAEHLFGEQASLLAAARGLVDGCGCRAGCPSCVGPPSASVDARRSTRALIDIAVESCRGKAVIPPLGAPAPRA, encoded by the coding sequence ATGGCCGACGCCCCCGGCATCGCCGCCCTCCCCGCGGACCACGTCGCCGCCGCCCTCGACCAGCTGCGCCGCCTCCCCGCGCTGTCGGGGCGCATCGTCCACGAGGCCCGGCTCGAGGCCCGCGCGCCGCGCCACGCCCCCTGGCCCGCCGGCCTCCACCCGCTGCTGGTCGAGGCGCTGCGCGCCCGGGGCGTCGACCGGCCCTACTCCCACCAGGCCGAGGCGGTCGAGCGTGCGCTGGCGGGGCGCGACGTGGTGGTGGTCACCCCCACCGCGTCGGGGAAGTCGCTCTGCTACACCCTCCCGGTCCTCGACGCCTGGCTGCGCGACCCCGAGGCCCGCTCGCTCTGGCTGTTCCCCACCAAGGCGCTGGCCCAGGACCAGCTGGCCGCGCTCGGCGACATCGCCGCCCACCTGCCCCCCGGCCTGCGCGCCGCCACCTTCGACGGCGACACCCCGCCGGGGGTCCGCCGCGCGGTCCGGCAGGCGGGCCACATCGTGGTCACCAACCCGGAGATGCTCCACACCGGCGTCCTTCCCCACCACACCGGCTGGGTGCGCCTGTTTCAACAACTCCGCTACGTGGTCATCGACGAGCTGCACAGCTACCGCGGGGTGTTCGGCTCGCACCTCGCCAACGTGCTCCGGCGGCTGCGCCGGCTCTGCCACTTCTACGGCAGCGACCCGGTGGTGATCGCCTGCTCGGCGACGATCGCCAACCCCCGCCAGCTCGCCGAGCGGCTGCTGGAGCGGCCGGTCGACTGCGTCGACGAGAGCGGCGCCCCGCGCGCGGAGCGGCGGCTGTGGTTCTGGAACCCGCCGCTCGTGGACGGCGCCCTCGGGGTGCGCCGCTCGGCGACCCTGGAGGCCCGGCGGCTGACCACCGAGCTGGTGCGCCGCGGCCTGCAGACCCTCGTCTTCACCCGCAGCCGCAGCTCGGTCGAGGTGCTGCTCACCTACCTGCAGCGGCTCCATCCGCCGCCCGCGCCCGGCCGTCCCGGCCCGGTGCGCGGCTACCGCAGCGGCTACCTCCCGCTCGAGCGCCGCGCCATCGAGGCGGGGCTGCGCGACGGCAGCGTCCGCGCCGTGGTCAGCACCAACGCCCTCGAGCTCGGCATCGACGTGGGCCGGCTGGACGCGGCGGTGCTGGTCGGCTACCCGGGCAGCGTGGCCAGCACCTGGCAGCAGCTGGGCCGGGCCGGTCGCCGCGAGACCACCTCGCTGGGGGTGCTGATCGCCACCGACAGCCCCCTCGACCAGTTCCTCGTCACCCATCCCGAGTACCTGCTCGAGGCGCCGCCGGAGTCCGGCCTGATCGATCCCGACAACCTGCTGGTGCTCGGTGGCCACGTCCAGGCGGCCGCCTTCGAGCTCGCCTTCGACGAGGGCGAGCGCTTCGGCCGCGCCGAGGTCGGCGCCCTGCTCGACTGCCTCGCCGAGGACGGGCTGGTGCACCGCTCCGCGGGCCGCTACCTCTGGAGCGCCGACGCCTTCCCCGCCGAGGCGATCAGCCTGCGCACCGCCTGCGCCGGCAACGTGGTGATCATCGACACCAGCACCGTGCCCGACGGCCCCGGGCAGGGGCCGCAGGGGCAGTGGGCGGCAAGCGCAGGGGGCAGGCCCGGCAGCCACGGGCGGGTGGTCGGCGAGGTCGACCAGTTCGCCGCCCCGGTGCTGGTGCACGACGACGCCGTCTACATCCACCAGGGCGCCCAGTACCACGTGGAGCGGCTCGACTGGGAGGAGAAGCGGGCGTACGTGCACCCCGTCACCGTCGACCACCACACCGTGGCCGAGATCCGGCTGTCGATCGCCGTGCTCGAGATCCACGGAGGCCCGGAGGGGGACGGCTGCCGGCGCTGCCACGGCGAGGTGCGCATCAGCCGGCTGGCGGCGATCTACAAGAAGATCCGCTTCCTCACCCACGAGACCATCGGCGCCGGCCCGATCACCCTGCCCGAGCAGGACCTCCACACCTCCGCCGCCTGGCTCGCCTTCGACCCGGCGGCGCTCGGCGGCCTCGACCGGGCCACCATCGAGACCGGGCTGGGCGGGCTCGCCGCCGCCCTCCACCACGCCGCCTGCCTGCTCTGCATGTGCGATCCCCGCGACCTCGGCCGCCACGCCGAGCTGCGGGGCGCGCCGCTGCCGCCGGCCACCGGCGCCCCGGTGGCGCCGCTGCAGCCCGCCGCCGTGACCGAGCCGGCCGAGCAGGTGGCCGGCTGGCGTCCGGCGGTGGAGCGCCGCGAGGGCATCGCCGGCGGCTGGCCGACCGTCTACCTCTACGACACCGTCCCCGGTGGCATCGGCTTCGCCGAGCACCTCTTCGGCGAGCAGGCCAGCCTGCTCGCCGCCGCCCGGGGGCTGGTCGACGGCTGCGGCTGCCGCGCCGGCTGCCCCTCCTGCGTGGGGCCTCCCTCCGCCTCGGTCGACGCCCGGCGCAGCACCCGGGCGCTGATCGACATCGCGGTGGAGAGCTGCAGGGGCAAGGCTGTCATCCCACCGCTCGGCGCGCCAGCGCCGAGAGCCTAG
- a CDS encoding pitrilysin family protein codes for MTSDVATPTVTRLPNGVTLLDAPIPFSRNVGVVLIVRAGSRDESASTAGLAHFLEHLFFKGTRRRPTTMDISREVDRLGAITNAYTDTEEVAYYAEGPATTLAPLADILTDMLSRPLFAPEEVERERNVVLQELAARLLRPTGWIGDRLLSVAFGGGQPMSWSAAGYPSVVAEVSREAIVDYHRSFYSPESMALVVSGGAGLGVEEAAELLADVPTASPRPRIPAVWGQGERYTANIRPLSAQEEPQVDLALALPGIPAHDPDRASLAVMTHVLGSGMSSRLFHTVRERHGLCYRISAGHEYFEDAGLFTISTATRPADAARAVELSVAELRRLAVEPVGEDELEAARASMIGRLLRSTETAGSSAHWYAARWRAGLPLQTPDDRASAIAGVGPEQVQAAATRIAAGLDQVRLAFVGPDDQGEEILAAAS; via the coding sequence ATGACATCCGACGTTGCCACCCCGACGGTGACCCGGCTCCCCAACGGGGTCACCCTGCTCGACGCCCCCATCCCCTTCAGCCGCAACGTCGGCGTCGTGCTCATCGTGCGGGCCGGCTCGCGGGATGAGTCCGCGTCCACGGCGGGTCTCGCCCACTTCCTCGAGCACCTGTTCTTCAAGGGCACCCGGCGCCGGCCGACCACGATGGACATCAGCCGCGAGGTCGACCGCCTCGGCGCCATCACCAACGCCTACACCGACACCGAGGAGGTCGCCTACTACGCCGAGGGCCCGGCGACCACCCTGGCGCCGCTCGCCGACATCCTCACCGACATGCTCAGCCGGCCCCTCTTCGCCCCCGAGGAGGTGGAGCGCGAGCGCAACGTGGTCCTCCAGGAGCTGGCCGCCCGGCTGCTCCGCCCCACCGGCTGGATCGGAGACCGGCTGCTCAGCGTCGCCTTCGGCGGCGGCCAGCCGATGTCGTGGTCGGCGGCGGGCTATCCGTCGGTCGTCGCCGAGGTCAGCCGCGAGGCGATCGTCGACTACCATCGCTCCTTCTACTCGCCCGAGTCGATGGCGCTGGTGGTGAGCGGGGGCGCCGGCCTCGGGGTCGAGGAGGCCGCCGAGCTGCTCGCCGACGTGCCCACGGCGAGCCCGCGGCCGCGCATCCCCGCGGTCTGGGGGCAGGGTGAGCGCTACACCGCCAACATCCGGCCGCTCTCCGCCCAGGAGGAGCCACAGGTCGACCTGGCGCTGGCGCTGCCCGGCATCCCCGCCCACGACCCCGACCGGGCGAGCCTGGCGGTGATGACCCACGTGCTCGGCAGCGGCATGTCGTCCCGGCTCTTCCACACCGTCCGGGAGCGCCACGGGCTCTGCTACCGGATCTCCGCCGGCCACGAGTACTTCGAGGACGCGGGGCTGTTCACCATCTCGACCGCCACACGGCCCGCGGACGCGGCCCGGGCGGTCGAGCTGTCGGTCGCCGAGCTGCGCCGCCTCGCCGTCGAGCCGGTGGGCGAGGACGAGCTCGAGGCCGCCCGCGCCTCGATGATCGGCCGGCTGCTCCGCAGCACCGAGACCGCCGGGAGCAGCGCGCACTGGTACGCCGCCCGCTGGCGCGCCGGGCTGCCGCTGCAGACCCCCGACGACCGCGCCAGTGCGATCGCCGGCGTCGGCCCCGAGCAGGTGCAGGCGGCCGCGACGAGGATCGCCGCCGGCCTCGACCAGGTCCGCCTCGCCTTCGTCGGCCCCGATGACCAGGGCGAGGAGATCCTCGCCGCGGCGAGCTAG
- a CDS encoding isocitrate/isopropylmalate dehydrogenase family protein yields MTRHTITLIPGDGVGPEVSEAARRAIDAAGADIEWEIHNAGLGVVEQYGQPMPDHVLESIRRNRVAIKGPLTTPVGKGIRSVNVALRKELDLYALVRPCKWYPGVRSRYSEVDLIIVRENTEDLYAGIEFAEGSDEALRLIDTIGELSGRDIRRDSGISIKPISVYGTERVFHFAFRWARQQGRSKVTAVHKANIMKHTDGLWLRVAETVAQEYPDIEFEDRIVDNMAMQLVQKPELYDVMVMPNLYGDILSDLCAGLVGGLGLAPGGNMGDEIALFEATHGSAPKYAGLNRTNPMAMMLSGVMMLRHIGEPEAAERLETAISEVIAEGRRVTYDMKPDRDDPTAVGTSEVADAVIDRMGA; encoded by the coding sequence ATGACGCGGCACACGATCACGCTGATCCCCGGCGACGGTGTCGGCCCGGAGGTCAGCGAGGCGGCGCGCCGCGCCATCGACGCCGCCGGGGCGGACATCGAGTGGGAGATCCACAACGCGGGGCTGGGGGTGGTCGAGCAGTACGGCCAGCCGATGCCCGACCACGTGCTCGAGTCGATCCGCCGCAACCGGGTGGCGATCAAGGGCCCGCTGACCACCCCGGTGGGCAAGGGCATCCGCAGCGTCAACGTGGCGCTGCGCAAGGAGCTCGACCTCTACGCGCTGGTGCGTCCCTGCAAGTGGTACCCGGGGGTGCGCTCGCGATACTCCGAGGTCGACCTGATCATCGTCCGCGAGAACACCGAGGACCTCTACGCCGGGATCGAGTTCGCCGAGGGCAGCGACGAGGCGCTGCGCCTGATCGACACCATCGGCGAGCTCTCCGGGCGCGACATCCGCCGTGACAGCGGGATCAGCATCAAGCCGATCAGCGTCTACGGCACCGAGCGAGTCTTCCACTTCGCCTTCCGCTGGGCCCGCCAGCAGGGGCGGTCGAAGGTGACCGCGGTGCACAAGGCGAACATCATGAAGCACACCGACGGGCTGTGGCTGCGGGTCGCCGAGACGGTCGCCCAGGAGTACCCGGACATCGAGTTCGAGGACCGGATCGTCGACAACATGGCGATGCAGCTGGTGCAGAAGCCCGAGCTGTACGACGTCATGGTGATGCCCAACCTCTATGGCGACATCCTCTCTGACCTCTGCGCCGGCCTGGTCGGCGGCCTGGGGCTGGCGCCCGGGGGCAACATGGGCGACGAGATCGCCCTCTTCGAGGCCACCCACGGCAGCGCCCCCAAGTACGCGGGGCTGAACAGGACCAACCCGATGGCGATGATGCTCAGCGGGGTGATGATGCTCCGCCACATCGGCGAGCCGGAGGCCGCCGAGCGGCTGGAGACGGCGATCTCGGAGGTCATCGCCGAGGGCCGGCGGGTCACCTACGACATGAAGCCCGACCGCGACGACCCCACCGCGGTGGGCACCTCGGAGGTGGCCGACGCGGTCATCGATCGGATGGGGGCGTAG
- a CDS encoding A/G-specific adenine glycosylase — protein MWSDPLPSWYAGHGRHHLPWRHTRDPWAVLVSEVMLQQTSVGRVLERWGPLLDRWPDPASLAATPLEELLRAWDGLGYPRRARALHIAAAHLAAGGWPEDEAGLRRLPGVGPYTARALRALCLDAAGPPPRDVNLGRVAARAGLGVEPHQASPARLDEELLRSRPAGMSARDHTLALFDLGATVCRARAPRCSACPVAAGCASRERLEGAPPPPPPRRQAAWAGSHRQLRGAVLRALLAAEPPAGAEALLARVGGAAAAARPGAVEAAIEELHREGLIAELPAWMGSGPPPTTR, from the coding sequence GTGTGGAGTGACCCCCTCCCCTCCTGGTACGCGGGCCACGGCCGCCATCACCTGCCCTGGCGCCACACCCGTGACCCCTGGGCGGTGCTGGTCAGCGAGGTGATGCTGCAGCAGACGTCGGTGGGCCGGGTGCTGGAGCGCTGGGGGCCGCTGCTGGACCGCTGGCCCGATCCGGCCAGCCTCGCCGCCACCCCGCTCGAGGAGCTGCTGCGGGCCTGGGACGGGCTCGGGTACCCCCGCCGCGCCCGCGCCCTCCACATCGCCGCGGCGCACCTCGCCGCCGGCGGCTGGCCCGAGGACGAGGCGGGGCTGCGCCGGCTGCCGGGGGTGGGTCCGTACACCGCCCGGGCGCTGCGCGCCCTCTGCCTCGACGCCGCCGGGCCGCCGCCCCGCGACGTCAACCTCGGACGGGTGGCGGCCCGCGCCGGGCTCGGGGTCGAGCCCCACCAGGCGTCGCCGGCGCGGCTCGACGAGGAGCTGCTCCGGTCCCGGCCGGCGGGGATGAGCGCCCGCGACCACACCCTCGCGCTCTTCGACCTCGGCGCCACCGTCTGCCGCGCCCGCGCCCCCCGCTGCAGCGCGTGCCCGGTGGCGGCGGGATGCGCCTCACGCGAGCGCCTCGAGGGCGCACCGCCGCCCCCGCCACCCCGCCGGCAGGCGGCCTGGGCGGGCAGCCACCGCCAGCTCCGCGGGGCGGTGCTGCGCGCCCTCCTCGCCGCCGAGCCGCCGGCGGGCGCCGAGGCGCTGCTCGCCCGGGTGGGCGGCGCCGCCGCCGCGGCGCGGCCGGGCGCGGTCGAGGCCGCGATCGAGGAGCTCCACCGCGAGGGGCTCATCGCCGAGCTGCCCGCGTGGATGGGGAGCGGTCCCCCGCCGACCACCCGGTAG
- a CDS encoding formyltransferase family protein — MATSSDWLTEAERWLWGRGSFSFIPDRDLPQSHGSPERGGGPRVIFAGFPSDYSLAFLLALLRLDVELVGIVTSPGAHPAILGTNALSRIAGHLSIPLLRHWRINDEHARQEMAGLQPALGVIASFDQILGTRALAIPAHGWLNIHPSALPAYRGPEPIYWTIADGAAEAGITLHRAVPKFDAGPIIAQRRLRPAADETAGTLTHRLSALGAEALGEAVAAMLAGDPGVLPDLAEGSYRPSVGHRHLSTAGSAAEAERMVRAGVPNMPAWVEVEGHPVFVTRARTVADCGAAAGLRYPDGCLQLLETAVACGCHHDDPHCPHRERAAD; from the coding sequence ATGGCGACCTCCTCCGACTGGCTGACCGAGGCGGAGCGGTGGCTGTGGGGACGGGGGTCGTTCAGCTTCATCCCCGACCGCGACCTGCCCCAGTCCCACGGCAGCCCCGAGCGCGGCGGCGGCCCCCGGGTGATCTTCGCCGGGTTCCCATCGGACTACAGCCTCGCGTTCCTCCTCGCCCTCCTCCGCCTCGACGTCGAGCTGGTGGGCATCGTCACCAGCCCGGGGGCACACCCCGCCATCCTCGGCACCAACGCGCTGAGCCGGATCGCCGGCCACCTCTCGATCCCGCTGCTGCGCCACTGGCGGATCAACGACGAGCACGCCCGCCAGGAGATGGCCGGGCTCCAGCCCGCGCTCGGCGTCATCGCCAGCTTCGACCAGATCCTGGGGACGCGGGCGCTGGCCATCCCCGCCCACGGCTGGCTCAACATCCATCCCAGCGCGCTGCCCGCCTACCGCGGACCCGAGCCGATCTACTGGACCATCGCCGACGGCGCCGCCGAGGCGGGCATCACCCTGCACCGCGCCGTGCCCAAGTTCGACGCCGGGCCGATCATCGCCCAGCGCCGGCTCCGTCCCGCCGCCGACGAGACCGCGGGCACCCTCACCCACCGGCTCAGCGCCCTCGGCGCCGAGGCCCTCGGCGAGGCGGTGGCGGCGATGCTCGCCGGCGACCCCGGGGTCCTGCCTGACCTCGCCGAGGGGTCGTACCGGCCCTCGGTCGGGCACCGCCACCTCAGCACCGCCGGCTCCGCCGCCGAGGCCGAGCGGATGGTGCGCGCGGGGGTGCCCAACATGCCCGCCTGGGTGGAGGTGGAGGGCCATCCCGTCTTCGTCACCCGGGCACGCACCGTCGCCGACTGCGGGGCGGCCGCGGGCCTCCGCTATCCCGACGGCTGCCTCCAGTTGCTGGAGACCGCGGTCGCCTGCGGCTGCCACCACGACGATCCCCACTGCCCGCACCGCGAGCGGGCCGCCGACTAG
- a CDS encoding SMI1/KNR4 family protein: MAIVDIADVLARVRQRCLTAGTPIPPRATVTEIEQAEARLGFSLPAGLRRLHLEVANGGVGPVPLYGIGSGRRDPEGDDLVGVYEGMLRPPRGPYPPRPGGRSLVVTMEAWPTEVLPLSEARDGVLFCLDARGGEVLSGVGSALELGLRPAEWLQREAPSLEAWLVRWLDGEAVPHRPRGAWGGR, translated from the coding sequence ATGGCGATCGTCGACATTGCCGATGTTCTGGCGCGCGTCCGGCAGCGCTGCCTCACCGCTGGCACTCCGATCCCGCCTCGCGCCACGGTGACCGAGATCGAGCAGGCGGAGGCGCGGCTCGGCTTCTCCCTTCCCGCCGGCCTCCGCCGTCTCCACCTCGAGGTGGCCAACGGCGGGGTCGGCCCGGTGCCGCTCTACGGCATCGGCAGCGGCCGGCGTGACCCCGAGGGCGACGACCTCGTCGGCGTCTACGAGGGCATGCTCCGGCCCCCCCGCGGGCCCTACCCCCCGCGGCCGGGCGGGCGCAGCCTGGTGGTCACGATGGAGGCCTGGCCCACCGAGGTGCTGCCCCTGTCCGAGGCCCGCGACGGGGTCCTGTTCTGCCTCGACGCCCGGGGAGGCGAGGTGCTCTCCGGGGTGGGCAGCGCCCTCGAGCTCGGCCTGCGCCCGGCCGAATGGCTGCAGCGCGAGGCTCCGTCCCTGGAGGCGTGGCTGGTCCGCTGGCTCGACGGCGAGGCCGTTCCGCACCGGCCGCGGGGGGCCTGGGGAGGCCGGTAG
- the thiC gene encoding phosphomethylpyrimidine synthase ThiC — MAQAPTDLAASATPIRGSRKAHLQGSRPDLQVPVREIVLEDGEGVFCVYDSSGPYTDASVRTDVHRGLESVRGAWIRERGDVEEYQGSAESVRPLRARAGAAVTQMHYARRGLVTPEMEFVALREAVDPELVRTEVARGRAIIPANVNHPETEPMIIGRNFLVKINANIGNSAVASSIEEEVEKMTWAARWGADTIMDLSTGRDIHATREWIIRNSPVPVGTVPIYQALEKVGGKAEELSWEAYRDTLIEQAEQGVDYFTIHAGVRLRYVPLTAKRLTGIVSRGGSIMAAWCLAHHEESFLYTHFEEICEIMRAYDVAFSLGDGLRPGCIADANDEAQLAELRTLGELTTVAWANDCQVMIEGPGHVPMHRIKENMDLQLELCHEAPFYTLGPLTTDIAPGYDHITSAIGAAMIGWYGTAMLCYVTPKEHLGLPNRKDVKDGVIAYKIAAHAADLAKGHPGAQARDDELSRARFDFRWEDQFNLSLDPDTAASFHDETLPAAPAKRAHFCSMCGPRFCSMKITQEVREYARTHGLETEAALEAGMRDKSDEFQRTGAAVYRPA; from the coding sequence ATGGCCCAGGCGCCCACCGACCTCGCGGCATCCGCCACTCCGATCCGGGGCAGCCGCAAGGCGCACCTCCAGGGTTCGCGCCCCGACCTCCAGGTCCCGGTCCGGGAGATCGTGCTCGAGGACGGTGAGGGGGTGTTCTGCGTCTACGACAGCAGCGGGCCGTACACCGATGCGAGCGTGCGCACCGACGTGCACCGCGGGCTGGAGTCGGTGCGGGGGGCGTGGATCCGCGAGCGTGGCGATGTCGAGGAGTACCAGGGGAGCGCGGAGTCGGTGCGGCCGCTGCGCGCCAGGGCCGGCGCCGCCGTCACCCAGATGCACTACGCGCGCCGTGGCCTGGTGACCCCGGAGATGGAGTTCGTCGCGCTCCGCGAGGCTGTCGACCCCGAGCTGGTGCGCACCGAGGTGGCCCGGGGACGGGCGATCATCCCCGCCAACGTCAACCATCCCGAGACCGAGCCGATGATCATCGGTCGCAACTTCCTGGTGAAGATCAACGCCAACATCGGCAACTCGGCGGTGGCCTCCTCGATCGAGGAGGAGGTGGAGAAGATGACCTGGGCGGCGCGGTGGGGCGCCGACACGATCATGGACCTCTCCACCGGCAGGGACATCCACGCCACCCGCGAGTGGATCATCCGCAACTCCCCGGTTCCGGTCGGAACCGTCCCGATCTACCAGGCCCTGGAGAAGGTGGGCGGCAAGGCCGAGGAGCTGAGCTGGGAGGCCTACCGCGACACCCTGATCGAGCAGGCCGAGCAGGGCGTCGACTACTTCACCATCCACGCCGGGGTGCGGCTGCGCTACGTGCCGCTCACCGCGAAGCGGCTCACCGGGATCGTCAGCCGGGGCGGCTCGATCATGGCGGCGTGGTGCCTCGCCCACCACGAGGAGAGCTTCCTCTACACCCACTTCGAGGAGATCTGCGAGATCATGCGCGCCTACGACGTGGCCTTCTCGCTCGGCGACGGGCTGCGGCCGGGGTGCATCGCGGACGCCAACGACGAGGCGCAGCTGGCCGAGCTGCGCACCCTCGGAGAGCTCACCACCGTCGCCTGGGCGAACGACTGCCAGGTGATGATCGAGGGCCCGGGCCATGTTCCGATGCACCGCATCAAGGAGAACATGGACCTGCAGCTCGAGCTGTGCCACGAGGCGCCGTTCTACACCCTGGGCCCGCTGACCACCGACATCGCGCCCGGCTACGACCACATCACCTCGGCGATCGGCGCCGCGATGATCGGCTGGTACGGCACCGCGATGCTCTGCTACGTGACCCCCAAGGAGCACCTCGGGCTGCCCAACCGCAAGGACGTGAAGGACGGGGTGATCGCCTACAAGATCGCCGCCCACGCCGCCGACCTGGCCAAGGGCCACCCCGGCGCCCAGGCGCGCGACGACGAGCTCTCGCGGGCCCGCTTCGACTTCCGCTGGGAGGACCAGTTCAACCTCTCGCTCGACCCCGACACCGCCGCGTCGTTCCACGACGAGACCCTCCCCGCCGCCCCCGCCAAGCGGGCCCACTTCTGCTCGATGTGCGGCCCCAGGTTCTGCTCGATGAAGATCACCCAGGAGGTGAGGGAGTACGCGCGCACCCACGGCCTGGAGACCGAGGCGGCGCTCGAGGCGGGGATGCGGGACAAGTCCGACGAGTTCCAGCGCACCGGCGCCGCGGTCTACCGTCCGGCGTGA
- a CDS encoding alpha/beta hydrolase: MTTGWRSGRAAALRRRAAFGWEEPLPARHCGPLVARRAGAAGTPVLLLHGLAASGRLWGSAFDRLGARHRLLVPDLLGFGASPWPPTGYSLEAHAAAVAATVAAAGVDDAPAVVAGHSFGALVALALARSHPGLVGALLLVSPPLYRGPAGARAATRRALTWTERTFCTDTRYSRHLCRAMCMRRPWLARRVATTYRPELPLAVALDGVRHTWESYSQSFAELVGATARPAWLVEAGVPVRLLIGGTDPLPDLGLLEELAAGHPQVTLEVVAGADHLLPLSHPGRCLTAIEELAASVGRGARPEYPSPSTTE, from the coding sequence GTGACCACGGGCTGGCGGTCGGGGCGGGCGGCGGCGCTGCGGCGCCGGGCGGCGTTCGGCTGGGAGGAGCCGCTGCCCGCCCGGCACTGCGGCCCGCTGGTGGCGCGGCGGGCCGGCGCGGCCGGAACGCCGGTGCTGCTGCTCCACGGGCTCGCCGCCTCGGGGCGGCTCTGGGGAAGCGCCTTCGACCGCCTCGGAGCTCGCCACCGGCTGCTTGTCCCCGACCTGCTCGGCTTCGGCGCCTCACCCTGGCCGCCCACCGGGTACAGCCTCGAGGCGCACGCCGCTGCGGTGGCCGCGACGGTGGCGGCGGCCGGGGTCGACGACGCCCCCGCGGTGGTGGCGGGGCACAGCTTCGGCGCGCTGGTCGCGCTCGCCCTCGCCCGTTCCCACCCCGGGCTGGTCGGCGCCCTGCTGCTGGTCTCGCCGCCGCTCTACCGCGGCCCGGCCGGCGCCCGCGCCGCCACCCGGCGGGCGCTGACCTGGACCGAGCGCACCTTCTGCACCGACACCCGGTACTCGCGCCACCTCTGCCGGGCGATGTGCATGCGCCGTCCCTGGCTGGCTCGCCGGGTGGCCACCACCTACCGGCCCGAGCTGCCTCTGGCGGTGGCCCTCGACGGCGTCCGCCACACCTGGGAGTCGTACTCGCAGAGCTTCGCCGAGCTGGTGGGCGCGACCGCCCGGCCCGCCTGGCTGGTCGAGGCCGGCGTGCCGGTGCGTCTGCTCATCGGCGGCACCGACCCGCTCCCCGACCTCGGCCTGCTCGAGGAGCTCGCCGCCGGCCATCCCCAGGTCACCCTCGAGGTGGTCGCCGGGGCCGACCACCTGCTGCCGCTCTCCCACCCGGGGCGCTGCCTGACCGCCATCGAGGAGCTGGCCGCGTCGGTGGGCCGGGGCGCACGGCCGGAGTATCCTTCTCCATCGACAACCGAATAG